The segment aattaatagactaaataattaataaaataaaattaaaaaaaaatgcacatttaaaaaatttaaaaatctataagtgcattttttaaaaattatttgctctatttatttataattttaaatttgtctgatgtctgctgtattcacactcataataaattgttattaattacatgattgttaaatttattaattaaataaatatatatataattagtcTATCAATGATTTCTACTTTGGTGGTAAATGTTATCGGTGGTGTCTCCTTTGGTCTGGCTGCCAGTCAGCTCCATGTCGAGGCCATTCAACGCCCAATTGTGCTCGCAAATTTCTAGGGCTTCCCACTCAGACTTGAATGCCGCTTTTGGATCCGGTGGCATCGACATCGCGGCTCCTGAGACTTGATCTTGCAAGACTTTTGACGAGTCCGCTGCGTTATTTTCTCCCAGCACCAAAGTGTAGATTGAACGGAGCCCAAAGACGTTGAGGAAATACCAGGAGGCTGATGACACCCAGGCAGCATCTAGAGTGACGAGTTCTATTCCTCGTTGGAGCATCGGTTTGAATCTTAACGTCAATGGGAATGGCACTTttgctaaaatttttgaatatttttttagttgcgATATTTAATTAGCATTTAATTATTGACTTACTGGTAACAAATCCAGAGAACATCCAGTTGATCCAACCACCAATAAGTACCATAGGCAGTACATTCGTAACGTTACCCTTCAACATGTCAGTCATCATACTTGGGTCAGTCATCGGGTTTTGTGACACTGGTGCGCGTTTTTGTGTTTTAAAATATCCAGTTtcttcattattaaaaaaatgcctACGAATTAAAAATGCAGACTTTGGAATGTAGTGACCGTTCTCACGTAATAATCTTGATCTGATCATAActtgactgaaaaataaataaataaataaataaacataaaaattattgatcaaCTATTGGAGTATGAGTAATAATATGACACGTACCTATCTTGAACCTGAtgaatttcaacttttttctgtGATGCAAGTAAAATAGACACATAATGTCTTACTATGCCAACGAGAAATGTTATCACAACAATTGGCAAAAAAACCCATCCACGAATATTCGGATCCAGCAGCAACTCAGCCATATCtaccttttatttatttaaatatttaaatgcacTAACTATATTCTGTTGACTTACTCAAATTaggttatttatatttttataattcatttaccCCCACTACTTTTATtggagttttaataaattcagcATGAGGCGTTGGTGGTAATTTCCAAGGCGGGAAAAATAATTCCCGTCAGTTAAACAATATAGCGTTTGATTTtttcacaattattttatttcaatttaaaaattaatgctactgatttttttaaaccaaacttgatgatcctgaagtaaacagacaattagaaattttccgatttttttttcaacaaatcagttacaaaaaaaaaaaactaaaaatacgcacatgtagaaaatttaaaaaactacaggtgcaatttcttcaaatttttttatttttataatttaccgtctaaaagaaaatccaaaaattattagacgtcggctaacttcagtataatCAAACTTgtctataaaattaaaaaaaattccgaacgcatcctaattaatataattattgaatgatactgaaattagccgacgtctaataatttttggattttttaacaaacgataaattatgaaaaaaaaatatttaaaaaaattgcacttgtagtcttttcaattttctacatgtgcatatttttagttttttttgttcttcaaATGTaagtgttcaaaaaaaatccaaaaatttttaattgtctgctagcttcaggatcgtaattattgacacaattaatttttaataaaattaaatttcaattttgaaatttcgcgccaagttAGCGCTGCTGCGCGTCGCTGTATTCGACGCTCAAATGTTTGCTAGAGTGGGGGGCGAGAGAATCGCGAAATCGATTGTTTTGTATCAACTGGTGGTCCAATAGCAACAGTCAGTATCATCTCGACAATGGCAGTGTAATCTAGATCCTTCTTTGTTCTTTACGTTTAAATTGAAACACAGTATTGCAGTTAATTCGCGGAATcatccataaaatttattgctcatAGTAATTGTTTAATTGAAATGTGCAGtgttagtaaaatttaaattgtgcaaaGTGTCTGTGGTGTCGTTAAGTGTTGAGTGTTTAGTGCTAGTGTAAATTGTTGCTGATGGCTGATGCTGATAACTTCCAagttcctgagcaaaatcatctggcatcgtctggtgggaaatagcagttaagtgacgttttttagctgcaatacacttggagcaatttaattcaaatctccaagtgtatttaggacacccttctgcacATTATTTCTCcaccaaggtttgttcaaacacttaagtgttttttttttcatttttcaaatatttttctatcatattctgccgccattttattttaacgtacgaattttaatttgtcttcaatttttaataattaatttttcaaatatttaaatttaccgcgcaagtaataatagtaattaataaattaataacttttttaaaattaaaaataaccaacacagtatttaaatttaaataaaattgagttggcgccatttttaaaaaccgctcatttaaataattttttgaggaGTAGGATTAACCCTAGTGATTAAACGTATTGACAACAACAATTACCTcataattagtaaataaataacaaatttaaaacataaatttatcatttaagtgttaagttttattaaaaaacgtaagtattcaaattaatataattttttatcaggaATAAAAAGCCGGTTAACCTCAAAGGTTTTTGTCAAtaaatgacaattattttttttagcataaaaaatgaatgaagtGACACTGCCTCCATCCCCAAATTGGTATCTGACCACGATACTATCATGCGCGAGAGATGGCACAGTGGCTTGGGGGTCCAAGAACATGATCGTCGTATCCAAACCTCCAGGAGTTGTCACCAAAGCTCGTGATTATTCTGTAATAACTGACGCTCATACTGATCGAGTGAGTTCTGTATCATTTTGTCCGGACTACGGACCTGGGAAACGTCTCCTGCTGTCTGGTGGcgatgaaaatattattagaattTGGGACTTGGAGACTATGAGCGCAGTTCAGTCCCAGTCGTACCTGGACAGCAAGCAGAAAGTAGTAGGAGTTGATTGGTCAGTAAGTGATCCAACTCATGTGTGCTGTGTCAGCGTTGATGGAGTAATTTTGTCATGGAACACCAGTTTCAACGCCTGTCAAACAATAACGCTTGGTAAAATGACAGCAACGTGCATCAGATTCTGTCCTCACAAGTCTAATATCGTTGCTGTCGGCACCAAAGCTGGACTTGTTTATGTTGTAAATCTTCAAGGTTCTGgatcaattatttacaagCTACGTGGTCATGACACTGAAATTACTAGCTTATCATGGTgtccttcaaaaataaatatatttaatgacGGTGATGGTACATCTGATGACTTGTTGCTTGCTTCAGGAGCTAAAGACAAGTCTGTGTTCATCTGGCGCGCTGGTGGAGACGGCAGATTCGAATCACAGTTTACTTTACCAAGTGCTCCTCAAGATTCAAATCAGCATCGGTCAAAACTCAGTGGTCCTGGTCATTTTACAGCTTTGTGCTGGATAGAACCTAAGTGTCTGCTTGCCAGTTCTTCATTCGGTGAACTGCTGGCCATGGACTTGGGAtcaggtaaaaaaatatggagACTAATCCACGGTCACCATGCCCGTGGACTTTTTTCAATATCCAGTGTTCCAAGTGCCGATGACCAGAATGAAAACTGGAGAAAGAGTTCTCGACTAGTCTGGACAACTGCCCAAGATCGTCAAGTAGTTTGCAGTAGTATCAACGGTAATGAGTGTCATGTCGAGCACAGTGTACCCACCCAAGGTGGTTTTATTTACTGCATGGCTTCCTGCCCTTTGGACACTTCGCTGATAGCATACGGATCAGGTGACATGGTCCTGCGGCTCTGGAACCTCACGGAGCCGCATGAAAATTCAGTCAACGTGACCTGTATGTGGCAGAAGATCATGGGAAGAGTTACCGCGATAGCTTGGCACCCAACTGAAGAAAATATTCTGGCTTTCGGTACCGCCGAAGGACGTGTTGGTGCATTTGATACCAACAACACGACCAAGTTGCCCACTCTCTACCGCCAGCATCATCGACGTACTGTTTACTCTCTCGCTTGGGCCCCGCGACCGGGTTCCAGTAAATACGGACTTTACTCCTGCGCAGACAATGAACTCGTTTGCTTCAATCCAGAGAAAGCCAACGAACCGCCGCAggttgtaattaaaaaagattgCACGGAGTTTGCTTGGAAACCGGACTTTGGGTGCGTGGCGATCGGGTTCGAGGATGGGTCCATCTCTTTCAAGGATCGCGAGCTTAAAGCTTGCGGAAAACCAATATTTGTATTGAAAAAAGCTGTGCAGTGCATCGCTTGGCATCCTGACAGTACTCTGACGGACTTGGAGTTCTCTCCCATGAGAAATTATATGGCTGTTTCTACCAACACTAACAAAATTACGATCTTTgaca is part of the Microplitis mediator isolate UGA2020A chromosome 11, iyMicMedi2.1, whole genome shotgun sequence genome and harbors:
- the LOC130677899 gene encoding ER membrane protein complex subunit 3, which produces MAELLLDPNIRGWVFLPIVVITFLVGIVRHYVSILLASQKKVEIHQVQDSQVMIRSRLLRENGHYIPKSAFLIRRHFFNNEETGYFKTQKRAPVSQNPMTDPSMMTDMLKGNVTNVLPMVLIGGWINWMFSGFVTTKVPFPLTLRFKPMLQRGIELVTLDAAWVSSASWYFLNVFGLRSIYTLVLGENNAADSSKVLQDQVSGAAMSMPPDPKAAFKSEWEALEICEHNWALNGLDMELTGSQTKGDTTDNIYHQSRNH